One part of the Eubalaena glacialis isolate mEubGla1 chromosome 19, mEubGla1.1.hap2.+ XY, whole genome shotgun sequence genome encodes these proteins:
- the RSKR gene encoding LOW QUALITY PROTEIN: ribosomal protein S6 kinase-related protein (The sequence of the model RefSeq protein was modified relative to this genomic sequence to represent the inferred CDS: substituted 1 base at 1 genomic stop codon), with protein MAAPHKGGNIWGPWVRGXKSLWPGVGTTRSGLKELLWGLQGHQFLHQEPLEPAPLLVEKPLPEWPVPQFINLFLPEFPIRPLRGHQQLKILGLVAKGSFGTVLKVLDCGQKAVFVVKVVPKVKVLQRENLRQCKEEVSIQRQINHPFVHSLGDSWQGKRHLFMMCSYCSTDLYSLWSAVGCFSEASIRLFAAELILVLCYLHDFGIIHRDVKMENILLDERGHLKLTDFGLSRHLPQGTRAYTICGTLQYMAPEVLSGGPYNHAADWWSLGVLLFSLSTGKFPVPAERDHVAMLASVTHYDSAIPASLNQGLSLLLHELLCQNPLHRLRYLHHFQVHPFFRGVAFDPELLQKHPVNSVMETQATQPSPSSESMFFKDFDCNLESFLVHPSLA; from the exons ATGGCTGCTCCTCACAAG GGTGGCAACATCTGGGGCCCCTGGGTCCGAGGCTAGAAGAGCCTCTGGCCAGGTGTGGGGACCACCAGGTCAGGTCTGAAAGAGTTGCTGTGGGGACTACAGGGGCATCAGTTCCTGCACCAGGAGCCCCTGGAGCCAGCCCCACTGCTAGTAGAGAAGCCTCTGCCTGAGTGGCCAGTGCCTCAGTTCATCAACCTCTTTCTGCCGGAGTTTCCTATTAGGCCCCTTAGGGGGCATCAGCAGCTGAAG ATTTTAGGCCTTGTGGCTAAAGGCTCCTTTGGAACTGTCCTCAAGGTGCTAGATTGTGGCCAGAAAGCAGTATTTGTGGTGAAG GTGGTGCCCAAGGTAAAGGTCCTACAGAGGGAAAACCTGAGGCAGTGCAAAGAGGAGGTCAGCATCCAG CGACAGATCAACCATCCTTTTGTACACAGTTTGGGGGACAGCTGGCAGGGAAAACGGCACCTCTTCATGA TGTGTAGCTACTGCAGCACAGATCTGTACTCCCTGTGGTCCGCTGTTGGCTGCTTTAGTGAGGCTTCCATCCGCCTCTTTGCTGCTGAGCTGATCCTGGTGCTGT GCTATCTCCATGACTTCGGCATCATCCATCGAGATGTGAAG ATGGAGAATATCCTTCTGGATGAACGAG GCCATCTGAAACTGACAGACTTCGGCCTGTCCCGCCACCTGCCCCAAGGAACCCGAGCCTATACTATCTGCGGCACTCTTCAGTACATGG CCCCAGAGGTCCTGAGTGGAGGGCCTTACAACCATGCTGCTGATTGGTGGTCCCTGGGTGTCTTGCTTTTCTCTCTGTCAACTGGAAAG TTCCCAGTGCCCGCAGAGAGAGATCATGTGGCCATGTTGGCAAGTGTGACCCACTATGACTCTGCGATCCCAGCTTCTCTTAACCAGGGGCTCTCACTCCTGCTCCATGAG CTATTATGCCAGAATCCCCTCCACCGTCTACGTTATTTGCATCACTTCCAGGTCCACCCTTTCTTTCGGGGTGTGGCCTTTGACCCAGAGCTCCTACAGAAGCATCCAGTGAACTCTGTCATGGAGACACAAGCTACCCAGCCCAGTCCATCATCGGAGTCCATGTTCTTCAAGGACTTTGACTGTAATCTGGAGTCCTTCCTGGTGCACCCCAGCCTGGCTTGA
- the SPAG5 gene encoding sperm-associated antigen 5: MWRVKKLNLSVSPSPQPGKAAMRTPLRELILQPGALTNSGTGSPIAYSSTPSLCKLGLQEGSNNSSPLDFVNAKKTDAPSEQFSHPSTCLEACQHESDEQPLNLIPQTNSTPKTSEEAVDPLGDNVVKTMVLVPSPGGQQQNITLEAHLETMAETNSFSLDEPLRPGDLLRKGVAPCMEDNFSEIVPAMPEKPTFQDPPSHLLEYPQNPCSEQQLHCSKESLKDSRTEAVPEDLVPSESNALLPSSLLWLSPSPVLAADFPVSLVDPGEEILEHRTIEEREMSFPTFPEEAELGDQALVSNMDDIPSTGLTPNPGEMESQAAPGPAVEDAGSIPVSDMGPWMSPLAWLEKGVNTSIMLENLRQSLSLPSVFRDAAIGTTPFSACSVGTWFTPPAQQERSTNTSQTGLVGTKDSTSETEHLLWGRPPDLTALSRHDLEDNLLNSLVILEVLSRQLQDWKSQLTGPHPEVQDSSTQTDTSSSGMSKKPQHLQESQEIGQALRQARNVMQSWVLVSKELISLLHLSLLHLDEDKTALSQESRRTETLVSCCFDVLKKLRARLQSLKAEREEAKHREEMALRGKDAAETVLEVFCAHASQRISQLEQDLASMGEFRGLLKETQTQLVGLHTEQEGLAQLTASLTSALQQDWISMQLDCVTWTALLSRFQQLTEKFTAKSRQTLQERDAAIEEKQQVSRELERVSSHLEDCKSQLEQLELENSRLATDLRAQLQILASMESQLKELQSQHAHCTQDLAMKDQLLCQLTQSSEEKAAQWQKEEMALKHMQAELQQQQAVLAKEVQDLKETLEFAEQENQVAHLELGQVECQLKTTLEVLRERSLQCEDLKDTMENLKAKLASTMAEKQQQDLEKTRQYSQELRVLTEQLRSLTLFLPTKLKEKAEPETLPISTACAPSQEHPLPSDSTFLGSTLTAVADEEPESAPVPLLGSDKSAFTRVASTVSHQPTETPGIENSLAEMSTMTLELQSLCSLLQESKEEAVRTLQRKICDLQAQLQAQEEQHQEAQKAKEADIEKLNQALCLRYKNEKELQEVIQQQNEKILEQIDKSGELIRLREEVTQLTRSLRRAETETKVLQETLAGQLNPDSQPMATNWIQEKVWLSQEVDKLRVMFLEMKNEKAKLMVKFQSHRNILEENLRRSDKELKKLDDIVQHIYETLLSIPEVVRGCKELQGLLEFLS, encoded by the exons ATGTGGCGGGTGAAAAAACTGAACCTTAGCGTGTCGCCTTCGCCCCAACCG GGAAAAGCAGCTATGAGAACGCCTCTCCGAGAACTTATCCTGCAACCTGGTGCCCTCACCAACTCGGGAACAGGGTCCCCGATAGCCTACTCGTCCACCCCATCACTGTGCAAGCTAGGGCTGCAG GAAGGCAGCAACAACTCATCTCCACTGGATTTTGTCAATGCTAAGAAGACAGATGCCCCTTCAGAACAGTTCAGCCATCCCTCAACATGTCTAGAAGCTTGTCAACATGAATCAGATGAGCAGCCCCTAAATCTGATTCCCCAAACCAATTCTACTCCCAAAACATCTGAGGAAGCAGTAGACCCACTGGGCGACAATGTGGTTAAAACCATGGTCCTTGTACCTTCTCCAGGGGGGCAGCAGCAAAACATTACACTCGAGGCCCATCTAGAGACCATGGCAGAGACAAACAGCTTCTCTCTAGATGAGCCTTTGAGGCCAGGAGATCTGCTGAGAAAGGGGGTGGCCCCCTGCATGGAAGACAACTTTTCAGAAATTGTTCCTGCTATGCCTGAGAAACCTACATTTCAGGATCCTCCATCCCATCTGTTGGAGTACCCACAAAATCCCTGTTCTGAGCAACAGCTACACTGCTCCAAGGAAAGCCTGAAGGACAGTAGGACTGAGGCTGTGCCTGAGGACTTAGTCCCTTCTGAAAGTAATGCCTTGTTGCCTTCCTCCCTGCTCTGGCTTTCCCCTTCACCTGTCTTAGCAGCAGATTTCCCTGTCAGTCTTGTGGACCCAGGGGAGGAAATTTTAGAGCACAGAACTatagaggagagagaaatgagcTTTCCCACATTCCCTGAGGAGGCCGAACTGGGAGATCAAGCACTTGTCTCAAATATGGATGATATTCCATCCACAGGCCTGACCCCAAATCCAGGAGAAATGGAATCCCAGGCAGCTCCAGGGCCAGCAGTAGAAGATGCTGGTAGCATTCCCGTCTCTGATATGGGGCCTTGGATGTCTCCCCTGGCCTGGCTGGAAAAAGGTGTAAATACCTCCATCATGCTGGAAAATCTCCGCCAGAGCttatctcttccctctgtgtTTCGGGATGCTGCGATTGGCACTACCCCTTTCTCTGCTTGCTCGGTGGGGACTTGGTTTACTCCCCCAGCACAGCAGGAAAGGAGTACAAACACATCCCAAACAGGCCTGGTGGGCACCAAGGACAGTACTTCTGAGACAGAGCACCTTCTATGGGG CCGTCCTCCAGATCTCACTGCCTTATCTCGacatgacctggaagataacCTGCTGAACTCTCTTGTCATTCTGGAGGTTCTCTCCCGCCAGCTGCAGGACTGGAAGAGCCAGCTGACTGGCCCTCACCCAGAAGTTCAGGACAGCAGCACACAGACTGACACCTCTTCCAGTGGG ATGAGTAAGAAACCTCAGCATCTTCAGGAGAGCCAGGAGATTGGACAGGCTCTGCGGCAGGCCAGGAATGTCATG CAGTCATGGGTGCTGGTCTCTAAAGAGCTGATATCCTTACTTCACCTATCTCTGCTGCACTTAGATGAAGATAAAACTGCTCTGAGTCAGGAG TCTCGGCGTACAGAAACCTTGGTGTCCTGCTGTTTTGATGTGTTGAAGAAATTGAGGGCAAGGCTCCAGAGCCTCAAAGCAGAAAGGGAGGAGGCAAAGCACAGAGAGGAAATGGCCCTCAGAGGCAAAGATGCG GCAGAGACAGTGCTAGAGGTTTTCTGTGCACATGCCAGCCAGCGCATCAGCCAGCTGGAACAGGACCTGGCATCCATGGGGGAATTCAGAGGCCTTTTGAAGGAAACCCAGACCCAACTG GTAGGGCTTCATACTGAGCAAGAAGGGTTGGCTCAGCTGACAGCAAGTCTTACTTCAGCCTTGCAGCAGGACTGGATATCCATGCAGCTGGAT TGTGTAACATGGACAGCTCTGCTGAGCCGGTTTCAACAACTCACAGAGAAATTTACAGCCAAGAGCCGGCAGACCCTGCAGGAACGTGATGCTGCAATTGAGGAAAAGCAGCAG GTTTCCAGGGAGCTGGAACGAGTCTCTTCCCATTTAGAGGACTGCAAAAGCCAACTAGAACAACTGGAGTTGGAAAACAGTCGACTGgcaacag ATCTCCGGGCTCAGCTGCAGATTCTGGCCAGCATGGAGAGTCAGCTAAAAGAGCTACAGAGTCAGCATGCCCATTGTACCCAGGACCTGGCCATGAAGGATCAGTTGCTCTGCCAGCTTACCCAGAGCAGTGAGGAGAAGGCTGCTCA ATGGCAAAAGGAAGAGATGGCATTAAAACATATGCAGGCAGAGCTGCAGCAACAACAGGCGGTCCTGGCCAAGGAGGTGCAGGACCTAAAGGAGACCCTGGAG TTTGCAGAACAAGAGAATCAGGTTGCTCACCTGGAGCTGGGCCAGGTTGAGTGTCAGTTGAAAACCACCCTGGAAGTCCTCCGGGAGCGCAGCCTGCAGTGTGAGGACCTGAAGGACACCATGGAGAACCTGAA GGCTAAACTGGCCAGCACCATGGCAGAGAAACAGCAGCAAGACCTGGAGAAGACACGCCAGTATTCCCAAGAGCTAAGGGTGCTGACTGAGCAACTCCGTAGCCTGACCCTCTTCCTGCCGACAAAACTAAAGGAGAAG GCTGAACCAGAGACCCTCCCGATAAGCACAGCCTGTGCTCCTTCCCAGGAACACCCTCTGCCCAGTGACAGCACCTTTTTGGGAAGCACCCTGACAGCAGTGGCAGATGAAG AGCCAGAATCAGCTCCTGTGCCCTTGCTTGGAAGTGACAAGAGTGCTTTCACCAGAGTAGCATCAACGGTTTCCCATCAGCCTACAG aaacCCCAGGCATCGAGAATAGCCTGGCAGAAATGAGTACTATGACTCTGGAGCTTCAGAGCCTGTGTTCCCTGCTGCAGGAGTCTAAAGAAGAGGCTGTCAGGACTCTGCAGCGAAAGAT ATGTGATCTGCAGGCTCAGCTGCAGGCCCAGGAAGAACAGCATCAGGAAGCCCAGAAGGCAAAGGAAGCAGACATAGAGAAGCTGAACCAGGCCTTGTGCTTGCGCTACAAG AATGAAAAGGAACTCCAGGAAGTGATACAGCAGCAGAACGAGAAGATCCTAGAGCAGATAGACAAGAGTGGTGAGCTCATA AGGCTTAGAGAGGAGGTGACCCAGCTCACCCGTTCACTTCGACGTGCGGAGACAGAGACTAAGGTGCTCCAAGAGACCCTGGCAGGCCAGCTGAACCCCGACAGTCAGCCCATGGCCACTAACTGGATCCAGGAGAAAGTGTGGCTCTCCCAGGAG GTGGACAAGCTGAGGGTGATGTTCCTggagatgaaaaatgagaaggcaaAACTCATGGTCAAGTTCCAGAGCCAC AGAAACATCCTGGAAGAGAATCTGCGGCGCTCTGACAAGGAGTTAAAGAAACTAGATGACATTGTTCAGCATATTTATGAG ACTCTGCTGTCCATCCCAGAGGTCGTGAGGGGTTGCAAGGAGCTACAGGGATTGCTGGAATTTCTGAGCTAA